Proteins encoded in a region of the Streptomyces sp. NBC_00258 genome:
- a CDS encoding DUF2637 domain-containing protein codes for MKRLSARQTLAGGAGLVTVTLTAAAFWLSYEHLHDVADDNGLGGIRAWAWPGTVDLFIVAGELLILRAALRGRADWFAYLLAGVGSLGSIALNVAGVGTGADPLEYIVAAVPPVAALLAFAAIMRQVHEQLVSDVETEALDVIQTLPAATVERVPEVYPEIEAAVPAVPEAVPGGVRLLPVFGCPGELHRALRHEIRHETPTPVPAAEYPRTRPAVHAEYVPDSDRQVPDPGPDDEPDEEHEYPDPLIPQVRRDFPGETPGVRRLKEKYGIGQPRAQRIRDELTAVTS; via the coding sequence ATGAAGCGACTCAGCGCACGCCAGACTCTTGCCGGCGGTGCCGGTCTTGTGACCGTCACCCTGACGGCCGCAGCGTTCTGGCTGTCGTATGAGCATTTGCACGACGTCGCTGACGACAACGGCCTCGGCGGCATCCGGGCGTGGGCGTGGCCCGGCACGGTCGACCTGTTCATCGTCGCCGGGGAGCTGCTGATCCTGCGGGCCGCATTGCGCGGCCGTGCGGACTGGTTCGCCTACCTGCTGGCCGGGGTCGGCTCGCTCGGGTCCATCGCGCTGAACGTCGCCGGGGTCGGTACGGGGGCGGACCCGCTCGAGTACATCGTCGCCGCGGTTCCTCCGGTGGCCGCGCTGCTCGCCTTCGCCGCCATCATGCGGCAGGTACACGAGCAACTCGTGTCGGACGTCGAGACCGAGGCTTTGGATGTTATCCAGACCCTCCCGGCCGCCACGGTCGAGCGTGTACCCGAGGTGTACCCGGAGATCGAGGCGGCTGTACCTGCCGTACCCGAGGCCGTACCTGGGGGTGTCCGGCTGCTGCCGGTCTTCGGCTGCCCGGGAGAGCTGCACCGCGCCCTGCGTCACGAAATTCGTCACGAAACTCCGACGCCTGTACCCGCCGCCGAGTACCCCCGTACCCGGCCCGCGGTGCACGCCGAGTACGTACCCGACAGCGACCGGCAGGTGCCCGACCCCGGGCCGGATGACGAGCCCGACGAAGAGCACGAGTACCCCGACCCGCTCATCCCGCAGGTACGCCGCGACTTCCCCGGCGAGACGCCCGGAGTACGGCGCCTGAAGGAGAAGTACGGGATCGGCCAGCCCCGCGCGCAGCGCATCCGTGACGAGCTGACGGCGGTGACGTCATGA
- a CDS encoding cell division protein FtsK — protein MTDTIVPPTDTPPSTPVPDVPEQAGTAGTPVPVDNPKLPAPGVTDEKRKPILPPWVKDRTEFVTAARHSATRAGYAAMYHGVRVPWYGTQLTMMSPRGACRFIASTNRWLWDREAAPLRDYAVRTEDVEEYMRLARLRGNRVRLRGLVTVVAMVFGLGFALWLYVLAPEFLYAFAAGGVLTMGYLGQQPDAPVIGPAVMRTELQKLTGLIVLRALDAISNPKISAAIKKGGDMDGMRFTSEITRDGPGYRADLDLPYGVTPDDVMEKREQLASGLRRKVGCVWPSGDENEHEGRLVLWVGDKPMNETTKPAWPLLKDGQVDLFKPVIFGNDQRMRWVEVTLMFASIVIGAIPRMGKTFLLRLLMLICALDPRAMLLAFDLKGTGDLGALEPVCHRYRAGEEDEDIEYILHALREIKAELRRRAKVIKSLPRSRCPESKVTPALANDKSLGLHPIAISIDECQVLFEHDKHGAELESICTDITKRGPALGIIGMYATQRPDAKSLPTGISANAVLRFALKVMGHTANDLILSTGAYKSGIRATMFNRRDLGICYMAGEGDDPRIVASAFVDAPKAELVVTRARKMREEYGNITGHAIGEGPAETVGMDLLGDILKSVGADEEQVWNERVAARLAELRPDVYEGWKGENVTSALKPWGVETTQVWGTTDEGEGKNRRGIKRADVVAAVTRRNADRVAA, from the coding sequence ATGACGGACACCATCGTTCCCCCGACAGACACCCCGCCGAGTACCCCCGTACCCGATGTACCCGAGCAGGCAGGTACGGCAGGTACACCCGTACCCGTCGACAACCCGAAGCTGCCCGCGCCGGGCGTCACCGACGAGAAGCGCAAGCCGATCCTGCCCCCATGGGTGAAGGACCGGACCGAGTTCGTCACCGCGGCACGCCACTCTGCGACCCGCGCCGGGTACGCCGCGATGTATCACGGGGTACGCGTCCCCTGGTACGGCACACAGCTGACGATGATGTCCCCGCGGGGCGCCTGCCGGTTCATCGCCTCCACGAACAGGTGGTTGTGGGACCGGGAGGCCGCACCCCTGCGGGACTACGCCGTGCGGACCGAGGACGTCGAGGAGTACATGCGTCTCGCCCGCCTCCGCGGCAACCGGGTACGCCTCCGCGGCCTGGTCACCGTCGTCGCCATGGTGTTCGGCCTCGGCTTCGCCCTGTGGCTGTACGTCCTCGCTCCCGAGTTCCTGTACGCGTTCGCAGCCGGCGGCGTACTCACCATGGGGTACCTCGGGCAACAGCCCGACGCTCCCGTCATCGGCCCGGCCGTGATGCGCACCGAGCTGCAGAAGCTGACGGGCCTGATCGTGCTGCGCGCCCTCGACGCCATCAGCAACCCGAAGATCTCAGCCGCCATCAAAAAGGGCGGCGACATGGACGGGATGCGCTTCACCAGCGAAATCACCCGCGACGGGCCCGGCTACCGCGCCGACCTCGACCTCCCGTATGGGGTTACGCCGGACGACGTCATGGAGAAGCGGGAGCAGCTCGCTTCTGGCCTGCGCCGCAAGGTCGGCTGCGTGTGGCCGTCCGGCGACGAGAACGAGCACGAAGGGCGCCTGGTGCTGTGGGTCGGCGACAAGCCGATGAACGAGACCACGAAGCCGGCGTGGCCGCTGTTGAAGGACGGGCAGGTCGACCTGTTCAAGCCCGTCATCTTCGGCAACGACCAGCGGATGCGGTGGGTTGAGGTCACCCTCATGTTCGCGTCCATCGTTATCGGCGCGATCCCGAGGATGGGCAAGACATTCCTGCTCAGGCTGCTGATGCTGATCTGCGCCCTCGACCCGCGGGCGATGCTGCTGGCCTTCGACCTGAAGGGCACCGGCGACCTCGGCGCCCTTGAGCCGGTCTGCCACCGCTACCGGGCCGGCGAGGAAGACGAGGACATCGAATACATCCTTCACGCCCTCCGCGAGATCAAGGCCGAGCTGCGTCGCCGCGCAAAGGTCATCAAGTCCCTGCCGCGCTCCCGCTGCCCCGAGTCCAAGGTCACGCCTGCCCTGGCCAACGACAAGTCCCTTGGCCTGCACCCCATCGCCATCAGCATCGACGAATGCCAGGTGCTGTTCGAGCACGACAAGCACGGCGCCGAGCTGGAGAGCATCTGCACCGACATCACCAAGCGCGGGCCGGCGCTGGGCATCATCGGCATGTACGCCACCCAGCGGCCCGACGCGAAGTCCCTGCCGACCGGCATCAGCGCGAACGCTGTCCTGCGCTTCGCCCTCAAGGTCATGGGCCACACGGCGAACGACCTGATCCTCAGCACCGGCGCCTACAAGTCCGGCATCCGCGCCACCATGTTCAACCGTCGTGACCTGGGCATCTGCTACATGGCCGGCGAGGGCGATGACCCGCGCATCGTCGCGAGCGCGTTCGTCGACGCACCCAAGGCCGAACTGGTCGTCACCCGCGCCCGGAAGATGCGCGAGGAGTACGGCAACATCACCGGCCACGCCATCGGCGAGGGGCCAGCTGAGACGGTCGGCATGGACCTGCTCGGCGACATCCTCAAGAGTGTGGGCGCCGACGAAGAGCAGGTGTGGAACGAGCGTGTGGCCGCCCGCCTCGCCGAGCTGCGCCCCGACGTGTACGAGGGCTGGAAGGGCGAGAACGTCACCTCCGCACTCAAGCCGTGGGGCGTCGAGACCACCCAGGTGTGGGGCACCACGGACGAGGGTGAAGGCAAGAACCGGCGCGGCATCAAGCGCGCCGACGTCGTCGCCGCCGTCACGCGCCGTAACGCCGACAGGGTCGCCGCCTAG
- a CDS encoding DUF5753 domain-containing protein has product MTTLWESPAETLGEHIARLVAIEAETETVHAWQPLLIPGALQSYAYACGAIGSTTPALPPETIAERADIRRQRIDQLRAASEFIVDESALYRAVGGSAALVDQLEHLLAVASLQPSLTLRILPQSIEAHPGLAGPFTLYRAARQRAVFIESLTSSEITTRPDDVAAYASTWERLEALALSAAESLDLIDATRETLCRRLRTSR; this is encoded by the coding sequence TTGACCACCCTTTGGGAGTCGCCGGCGGAGACGCTCGGCGAGCACATCGCCCGCCTGGTCGCGATCGAAGCCGAGACCGAGACCGTGCACGCCTGGCAGCCGCTGCTCATACCGGGCGCCCTGCAGAGTTACGCCTACGCGTGCGGGGCGATCGGATCCACCACCCCGGCCCTGCCGCCGGAGACCATCGCCGAACGGGCAGACATCCGCCGCCAGCGCATCGACCAGCTGCGCGCCGCCTCCGAGTTTATCGTCGACGAGAGCGCCCTGTACCGGGCCGTCGGCGGGTCCGCGGCGCTCGTCGACCAGTTGGAGCACCTGCTCGCCGTGGCCTCGCTACAGCCGTCGCTGACACTGCGGATCCTGCCGCAGAGCATCGAGGCGCACCCCGGTCTCGCCGGGCCGTTCACCCTGTACCGGGCCGCCCGGCAGCGTGCCGTGTTCATCGAGTCGCTGACGTCTTCAGAGATCACCACCCGCCCCGATGATGTCGCTGCCTACGCTTCGACGTGGGAGCGGCTTGAGGCGCTGGCCCTGTCCGCTGCCGAATCGCTCGACCTGATCGACGCAACGAGGGAGACGCTTTGCCGGAGACTCCGAACGAGTCGCTGA
- a CDS encoding DUF397 domain-containing protein, producing the protein MPETPNESLSWTKSTYTDSGSCVEWARPAGGVLVRDSKRPVGPRVRLSGNAWQAFAHWAGKQGEAL; encoded by the coding sequence TTGCCGGAGACTCCGAACGAGTCGCTGAGCTGGACGAAGTCGACGTACACCGACAGCGGCAGCTGTGTGGAGTGGGCGAGGCCCGCAGGCGGTGTCCTGGTGCGGGATTCGAAGCGGCCCGTCGGGCCGCGGGTACGGCTGAGCGGTAATGCCTGGCAGGCATTCGCCCACTGGGCTGGCAAGCAAGGAGAAGCGCTGTGA
- a CDS encoding helix-turn-helix domain-containing protein, whose product MPQPTRVGTGGIGARIEEVSALRGFSLRELGRRANVSPSMLSRIINGQRQASPAIVSAVARALSVSISVLHGQPYIHQLQADQLDRLITPISAALDDWDIPLGEGDPPPRQLAALEATVTALNGQRARAEYIEIAHELPSLLAEVNAHVLTQSPGYALERAAWLQAELCRTVYVVGRQIGFMDLARLALSRMAVSAPQSGDPRQVAIERWDRAQLMADAARHDRGVLLVRQALKDLDDDGEQATKAVRGALHLKGAILSSRQGDTAGADDWLAAAGEIAEETGETRNYGLVFGPVNVIIHGMSASSDRDKHARALEKARKVRLPDDYPEARAGHYWVDRARAETWTARHEDAFTSLGHARRAAPQQTRYHPGVHETVATLLRARVKASGDLLEFAHWCGV is encoded by the coding sequence ATGCCACAGCCAACACGCGTCGGCACCGGCGGAATTGGGGCGCGTATCGAAGAGGTGAGCGCCCTTCGAGGCTTCTCCCTCCGGGAACTTGGCCGCCGCGCCAACGTCTCCCCGTCGATGCTCTCCCGCATCATCAACGGCCAGCGCCAGGCCAGCCCAGCCATCGTCTCCGCGGTCGCCCGCGCTCTGTCCGTCAGCATCTCGGTCCTCCACGGTCAGCCGTACATTCACCAGTTGCAGGCCGACCAGCTCGACCGGCTGATAACGCCGATCAGTGCCGCGCTGGATGACTGGGACATCCCTCTCGGGGAGGGCGACCCCCCGCCCCGTCAGCTCGCCGCGCTGGAGGCGACGGTGACGGCGTTGAACGGGCAGCGCGCGAGAGCCGAGTACATCGAGATCGCCCACGAACTTCCCTCGCTGCTCGCCGAGGTGAACGCCCACGTGCTGACGCAGTCCCCCGGGTACGCCCTGGAGCGGGCCGCGTGGCTACAGGCGGAGCTGTGCCGCACCGTGTACGTGGTCGGCCGTCAGATCGGCTTCATGGACCTCGCGCGCCTGGCGCTGTCTCGCATGGCCGTGTCCGCCCCGCAGTCCGGCGACCCCCGGCAAGTGGCCATCGAGCGATGGGACCGGGCGCAGCTGATGGCGGACGCCGCCCGTCATGACCGCGGGGTGCTCCTCGTTCGGCAGGCCCTCAAAGACCTGGACGACGACGGGGAGCAGGCCACGAAGGCAGTGCGCGGCGCCCTGCACCTGAAGGGGGCCATCCTCTCCAGCCGTCAGGGAGACACGGCCGGCGCGGATGACTGGCTGGCCGCGGCTGGAGAAATCGCCGAGGAGACGGGTGAAACCCGCAACTACGGACTCGTGTTCGGCCCGGTCAACGTGATCATTCACGGCATGTCGGCGTCCAGCGACCGGGACAAGCACGCTCGCGCGTTGGAGAAGGCCCGCAAGGTGCGGCTGCCGGACGACTACCCGGAGGCTCGGGCCGGGCACTACTGGGTGGACCGGGCACGTGCGGAGACGTGGACAGCACGGCACGAGGACGCGTTCACGTCGCTGGGCCACGCCCGGAGAGCCGCACCGCAGCAGACTCGGTATCACCCGGGGGTGCACGAGACGGTGGCGACGCTGCTGCGGGCGCGGGTGAAGGCGTCGGGGGACCTGCTGGAGTTCGCGCACTGGTGCGGCGTGTAG
- a CDS encoding DUF6415 family natural product biosynthesis protein: protein MTSKSVTVPESPPPPRPGPVEMPLDVEVMRASANRLVGEDAELPSVEELETLTLQLRGHIMLTIPEVEKAAFKLPDDDVPRACALACIGEARMRLGLEAGHGLPAAIKHAQRLARSVNALCDHYENLGGEHR, encoded by the coding sequence ATGACCAGCAAGAGCGTCACCGTGCCCGAGTCACCACCTCCGCCCCGGCCGGGACCAGTCGAGATGCCCCTGGACGTCGAGGTGATGCGGGCGAGCGCGAACCGGCTGGTCGGCGAGGACGCCGAACTCCCCAGCGTCGAGGAGCTGGAGACGCTGACGCTGCAGCTGCGCGGCCACATCATGCTGACGATCCCCGAGGTAGAGAAGGCGGCGTTCAAGCTGCCTGACGACGACGTGCCGCGGGCCTGCGCGCTGGCCTGTATCGGGGAGGCACGCATGCGTCTCGGCCTTGAAGCCGGGCACGGTCTACCCGCAGCGATCAAGCACGCTCAGCGGCTCGCCCGCTCGGTCAACGCCTTGTGCGACCACTACGAAAATCTCGGCGGCGAGCACCGCTGA